One window of the Choristoneura fumiferana chromosome 18, NRCan_CFum_1, whole genome shotgun sequence genome contains the following:
- the LOC141438127 gene encoding uncharacterized protein: protein MKVLVVSVLCVLVGAATGGAVLPLTSLYKTIIPAQTKSFGYSTTQYINTLPASYPAGLQPHFTYQVPQFSSFAPQQTYYTIPGGSAYFSSIPFNSFYPGAASIAPVSSIPTFVGAPNFPALQPAAPSFPSQPGSTAPLFPNQQPAPSAPTQQPAGDSDTAVVDSADFPNQDKQQTSAPANSRPTTAPGTPSTFPNFPQTLQDFPAIPQIPQQIGQVPSFPQNPQFPQGSEQAPPSPQIPQGSGEAPSLPEVPQGSGQTPSFPQLPQFPQVSDQVPSFPQIPQFPQGSGQGPSFPQIPQFPQEPGQGPSFPQIPQFPQGSEQGPSFPQIPQFPQFPPFPQSPNPTPSPPSSFPGATNQDQGLNDEDTISVESA, encoded by the exons ATGAAG GTCTTGGTCGTGTCGGTGTTGTGTGTGCTGGTGGGAGCAGCAACAGGAGGCGCCGTGCTGCCCCTAACGTCTCTGTACAAGACCATCATACCAGCACAAACTAAGAGTTTTGGGTATTCCACCACTCAATACATCAATACT tTACCAGCATCTTATCCAGCAGGACTCCAGCCTCATTTCACCTACCAAGTGCCGCAGTTCAGCAGTTTTGCTCCGCAACAGACCTACTACACCATTCCTGGTGGCTCGGCATACTTTTCTTCCATTCCCTTTAACTCTTTTTACCCCGGAGCCGCATCTATAGCGCCAGTTTCGTCTATTCCCACTTTCGTAGGAGCCCCAAACTTCCCGGCGCTGCAGCCGGCGGCTCCTAGTTTTCCTTCCCAACCTGGATCTACCGCTCCCCTGTTTCCAAATCAGCAGCCAGCACCCAGTGCCCCAACGCAACAGCCAGCAGGAGACTCAGACACTGCTGTAGTTGACTCAGCTGATTTCCCAAATCAGGATAAACAACAGACATCCGCGCCAGCAAACTCACGCCCCACCACGGCACCAGGCACACCTAGCACGTTCCCTAATTTCCCCCAAACTTTGCAAGATTTCCCGGCCATACCTCAAATTCCTCAGCAAATTGGACAAGTACCTTCTTTCCCTCAGAATCCACAGTTTCCCCAGGGATCTGAACAGGCACCTCCTTCTCCTCAAATCCCCCAAGGATCAGGAGAAGCACCGTCTCTCCCTGAAGTTCCCCAGGGATCTGGACAAACTCCGTCTTTCCCCCAATTACCACAGTTCCCTCAAGTGTCTGACCAAGTACCGTCGTTCCCTCAAATACCTCAATTTCCACAAGGATCTGGACAGGGACCATCGTTCCCCCAAATCCCTCAATTTCCACAAGAACCTGGGCAGGGACCGTCTTTCCCTCAGATTCCACAATTTCCCCAAGGATCAGAACAAGGTCCTTCCTTTCCACAAATTCCCCAGTTCCCACAATTTCCTCCGTTCCCTCAGTCGCCAAACCCAACACCATCCCCACCATCGTCTTTCCCAGGCGCCACCAATCAGGACCAAGGACTAAATGACGAGGATACGATATCTGTAGAATCAGCTTAA
- the LOC141437564 gene encoding uncharacterized protein has protein sequence MDFHKFTIIITLINARKAVGVLRDFSVCHDDFSLKPPDGILREGTFTWLAFVQYVHVTTGIPHQNKAPRLVLIHQQFVVGAATDLLHLPKNYKLGNIMFGDYARDEEDCGLAGMQLKMGERCARAYLEMPFSDVTPHPEYSRFGVGNSLALVKLMRSIKSAYTIPICLPSLTERLRKRKNKIVFMVDYISSVPKDFDAERLGKKTMKLYTHKECRKHRKKTRLGSEGVTHVLCSSGCGVRPGAPIVSHNLDGQFELIGVAAGSAPCSRSSMRRRLNSEPPVYIDIYPYLTWLVNVITAHTIPLAYPQNFKLVDGQSGIGIHRSGYLRTRKVQKRGWRSRTYVTGNYCYKSLRKQARKSSMFYSEKFEVNANPAAKLHINMKISAGIETTIVCARLLLPNRLTEPNIYGVGGYNITVTFTTHWFPYNFEFYLGLAGRNTSAKDFTAWLSERQPGFW, from the exons ATGGATTTTCATAAATTCACGATAATTATTACGCTGA TTAATGCTCGAAAGGCCGTGGGCGTGTTGCGAGACTTCTCGGTTTGCCACGATGACTTCAGTTTGAAACCTCCCGATGGAATACTCAGGGAAGGCACATTTACGTGGTTGGCATTCGTTCAATACGTGCACG TAACTACAGGCATACCCCATCAGAACAAGGCACCTCGGCTGGTCCTGATACATCAGCAATTCGTGGTGGGTGCAGCCACGGACCTTCTGCACTTGCCGAAGAACTATAAATT AGGTAACATCATGTTCGGAGACTATGCGCGCGACGAAGAGGACTGCGGGCTGGCCGGCATGCAGCTGAAGATGGGGGAACGCTGCGCCCGCGCTTACCTCGAGATGCCCTTCTCCGACGTCACTCCGCACCCAGAATACTCTAG GTTCGGCGTAGGGAACAGTTTAGCACTCGTCAAATTAATGCGCTCCATAAAATCGG CCTACACAATACCAATTTGTTTGCCGTCCTTAACTGAACGCCTTAGGAAACGCAAGAATAAGATTGTTTTTATGGTGGACTACATTAGct CTGTGCCGAAAGACTTTGATGCAGAGAGGTTGGGTAAGAAAACTATGAAGTTGTACACACACAAGGAATGTCGGAAGCATCGAAAGAAGACG AGGCTAGGTAGCGAGGGCGTGACACACGTGCTATGCAGCTCTGGCTGCGGCGTGCGTCCTGGCGCGCCAATCGTCAGCCACAACCTCGACGGCCAATTCGAGCTGATCGGCGTAGCGGCAGGCAGCGCCCCTTGCTCTCGCAGCTCAATGCGCCGGCGGCTCAACAG CGAGCCGCCAGTCTACATAGACATCTATCCCTACCTCACCTGGCTAGTCAATGTTATCACGGCACACACCATACCGCTGGCCTATCCGCAAAACTTTAAGTTGGTCGATGGTCAGTCAG GTATTGGGATCCATCGCAGTGGATACCTAAGAACAAGGAAAGTGCAGAAGAGAGGCTGGCGCAGCCGCACCTACGTCACAGGCAACTACTGCTACAAGAGCCTTCGCAAGCAGGCGCGCAAGTCCTCTATGTTCTACTCGGAGAAGTTCGAGGTTAACGCCAATCCGGCGGCCAAGCTGCACATTAATATGAAG ATATCAGCGGGTATTGAAACCACCATCGTGTGCGCGCGTCTTCTGCTGCCGAATCGCCTCACCGAGCCCAACATCTATGGTGTTGGAGGGTACAACATCACGGTCACGTTCACCACTCACTGGTTCCCCTATAACTTCGAGTTTTACCTCGGACTGGCCGGCAGAAACACATCCGCAAAAGATTTCACGGCATGGCTTTCAGAACGACAACCCGGATTCTGGTGA